In the genome of Aricia agestis chromosome 4, ilAriAges1.1, whole genome shotgun sequence, the window atacaacaaattctaaaatgcgCGTGCTTGCTGATAAATATTGTCGATCACCTTTAGACTCAGGTCATGGAACtgttatttataatactttCTGTTGCAGGAGGAAAACTATGTGTGGAACCCTAGACTATCTTCCCCCAGAGATGATCAAACGTGAGGTGTATGATGTGTCAGTAGATCAGTGGTGTATCGGAATTTTATTGTATGAATTTTTAGTTGGAAAACCACCCTTTGAAAGTGAGGGCCAAAGTAAAACATACACAAGAATTCTTGCCTTAGATATGACTTACCCAAAATATGTATCTGAAGGAGCTAAAGATCTGATATCCCAGGTACTCACTTTTAttaacgttttttttattttttactcttTTATATAaaccatacatattataaatgcaagtgtgtctgtctttctgttacctcttcacggttaAACCACTGGAATAATCttgatgaaattcggtatggagatacttgggacagccatgcttcggcacgaatgggccggctcgaccggagaaataccacgttctcacaaaaaaccggcgtgaaacagcgcatgcgctgtgtttcgccgagtgagtgagtttacctgaggcccaatcccttaccctattcccttccgtgccctcccctattcccttccctaccctcccctattaccctattcccacttaaaaggccggcaacgcacttgtagctcttctgatgctgcgagtgtccatgggcgacggatgttgctttccatcaggtgacccgtttgctcatttgcccccttatttcataaaaaaaaacttggggagtcctgggaaaggacataggatgcttttgATCCCAGATAAatgcattgtttttttttgcagtTATTAAGACAGTCAAGCAAGGAGAGGCTTTCATTAGATGGTGTGAAGAAACATTATTGGGTgcaaaattttcaaaatgtttagtGTTATGCTGtgcaaattattgttatttaagtgTTGATTTTTTACtgaagaaatataaaaataaaatcttattataaaattctcgtgtcaaaatgttagttaccgtactctcccgaaacagctttactgatttttaccaaattttatattatgcatattcagtaggtctgagaatagggatgatgacaaggtcaaagattagcgaattttgttaataaaataaagaaatcacggtaaaaaataagtgttcccaaaatttcagcttgatagcatttgtattttttttgttatgcgcctttaaagttggatattcaagtcgatttttttttcaattaaatttcttaatatttgtatacaattcgataacttatgcaatgaaaagcaacttttgatatgaaaccactttcataaaggcaatatttaatatacctgtcgaacaaagttgtctcccgatgcgtacaaactacgatttgtcatatcttggtgaatttttaagctatcagagtcattctttcaacgatgtttctattttttaagtgtccttcaattaccgataagaaaaaaaaaatagtcatcatgcctattggctactttttatattgataagtacatttattgaataaatagtaaattattacaactcgagactgacggcgaccattatttgtgcaacgggataatatatctatggacgcttcacaccacgtcagtctggccccgtggtaagtacctgaaggacttgtgttacgggtaccagacaacggaaataaatttaatattttatactatacatatatttaagatttttattatataatacacatccatgacccaggaactttgaaaacttttttgttccgtcggcgggactcgaacccgcgaccgccggcttgagctaccaatagcccaccaactgagccacagaggtcgcctCGGTCGAGGGATAGCTATGGATATTAACGTAACATACATATTTagacacttcaataaaataatataatgggcGAAAAACTTTATAATGGCAAAACAgtgtttgctgggacagctagtagcaAGCTAGTACCTAGTTATATATTATTGATAATTTAAatcacattttatttttgttttggctTGAAATACTTTCactgatttaaaattttactacaGCTATTTTAGGAAGATGATAAAATAAAGAGGACACTTAATTTagcttatattaaaattataaaatatagtatttacATTTATGTAGTATCATAAAATCAGTCTTCTCGATTGCTAGGAGGCACACTTTCAAAAAGAACTTGCGTCAGGAATGTAATTTTATctgaaaataaacaaacaacataatattacatttgtaCTTACAAAAAACATGAAATTCAAAGAtttccattcaatatttttcaaaatagtgGCAATACTCACTAAGTAAtctggtaggtgagttattgtGGTACACAAATATAGTATACACAGCCATCCCCATGACAATGAATCCTATTGCTATCAAATATTTGATAGAAGGATCATGCACTATAGGCAATATGGACAGAAATATTGCCACTAGTAATACAAAACATGGCACGATTGTGGGCACCCTGTAAGGTCTGGGCTTATCAGCTTGTGTTTTCCGCAACACCAGCAATGCAACCATGGCCAATCCATAGAAAAACCACAAAAACCAACTGGCGAATTCAATTAGTGTCTTTATATTGCCAACAATTATGAAAATTGACGTCAGTAAGGCCTGCAACAAGAggaatttcattattttaattcaataaaggcatgtttatgataaaataacataaaattaagtGCTTACTTGAAAAGCCACCGCAGGGGCTGGTGTCAGTCTTTTTACATTGACATATGAAAATACTTCTAACATGTGTCCACCTCTGGCTGCTGTGTAGCATACCCTAAAAAGATCAAGATTGATATTATCAATTTGTATATCATACAATTAGTTATTAAATGGAAATATTGTAAAGTAAATTTGTAGTACCTGGTAACACCAAACTGTACACTCATTGCACATCCAAATGTGGCTATAGCTACTCCAAGAGGTATCAAAAAACTAGCAGGCCCAAGGACCCTAGTGCCGAACGCCACTGCCACTGCAGGCACTGAGGTCATTTCAGCATAACTCAGTACTGACATGTATGCCACATTCATGAAAACATAGAGACCAGTTATCATTGGCACTGCTATCAATATACTAAGTGGGACGTTTCTGAAAACAAAGTGACGTAAATATTATAGCATATCCTTATGATATTGATATAAGTAGGTAACTATATCTATCTCAGGATCTTGTAGCACTTGGCTGATATTGTCATGGGGGCTCTGTCTCAACTTTCTATTACTAGGTGAAATCATTAGTTCAAATAGTCACAGCACCTATTAAGATCCATTTGATTATACTTACATGCCAGGATTGATAATTTCTTCTGTGACCACTGTCACACTGTTCCAGCCATCATACGCCCAGAGACCAGAATATAATGCTAGAGCAATCCCCCCAGCACTGGTAGTACTTCCTTCAAaacctttatttaaattttcagtATTTCCTGAAACCAAAATGAGATTAGTTAAATATACTTAGTAATAGTTCTATTGAACTGGGCAAATGTTGAATATATTTGCCCAGATCAACTAAATTATTGTCATGATCACCATCATACTATGTGTAAAATTTGAGTACTTTATTGATTCTACTGTAAAAGTTAAAGCATCGTTATCTTGTTAATACAGTCACAGAACACATAGAAATTTATACATTGACCCATCAATTTATCTcacgcaatttttttttgctatcttaCAGTACAAACTATGTGGTCTGTGAACAGACTGTAGAAATAGTAGGTAGCGTCCATACCTTTAGCTAATTCATAAATGCCGCCTCCAATCACAATAAGGCATGCAAACACTTTGCACACACCAAACACATTTTGAACTTTAACAAACAGCTTTACACTTGTTATATTGATGTATGTCATAATAACTGAAAAAAAAGTGTTTATATTAAgtcactaaaataataattaaatattatgtgagcTTCTGTTTGGATGTAACAATAAAAGATCTGGTTCTTgctaaaattatgtttaaaatttaaaatattttaatacatagcCTGAATGAAGAAACTTTGAACAAAGTTGTATTATATGAGCCATCTTTAAAGGTAAAGGTGCCAATAATAagcagaataaaaaataaaacctttAATTTACATTTCACATAAAACTTACAGAACTTGAATCATCAAAATCTaaatttacaatatttgtaCTATTTGATTAGCGATAATACTTTGaactttaattacaattaattaaaaaggcCTTTATTTTGTCCTGGATTTTTAGTAAGCCAATTTTGCTTCCATATTATTGTAGGGATTCAAAGACACAATTTTCATATCTTGTAGAAATTCAAAGATCCAGAATGATTCATGAGTTATAGGTATGTATCCGTTTGACTCATGGTTGCTCTTTTCTTGATTTAGTTGCTAAAacagtaattattaataaaaataaaaatcttcacAAGTAAAAAAAGATAATAGTCATATAATAACTAAATATACATTCTAACTTACCCGAATAATATTGAGAATAGCTTCACTGTCATTCGGGAAGATAGACTGAACAACACCAAGAAGCTCAGACTTCAAAGTTTGAAATGTAGACCTTGCTTTGTGAATATGTTCTGAAAGAATTTCATGCTGTACTACTCTGGGACGAGACAGTGCTTCTTCACTGATCTGGGTTATGTTTTTCAATCTGAAAGATACAAGCTAAGGATCAAGAGATATATAATAAGAAAGTAAGCTAAGGATCAAGAGTTATACACAC includes:
- the LOC121726095 gene encoding b(0,+)-type amino acid transporter 1-like isoform X1, whose protein sequence is MVNFDLKLALKMKSRREYHLEMAETDNNLSNVEKSSNPRTSTCGSAIKLKRELGLFSAVNLILGVMIGSGIFVSPATALQYSGSVGLCLIVWTVSGVISLLGALSFAELGTVLGKSGAEYSYFKEAFGKTHKYWGPLPSFICAWIYVMILRPAEVAIIVMTFAEYAIQPFTTDIQQDYKNTAIKLASLAALFIMTYINITSVKLFVKVQNVFGVCKVFACLIVIGGGIYELAKGNTENLNKGFEGSTTSAGGIALALYSGLWAYDGWNSVTVVTEEIINPGINVPLSILIAVPMITGLYVFMNVAYMSVLSYAEMTSVPAVAVAFGTRVLGPASFLIPLGVAIATFGCAMSVQFGVTRVCYTAARGGHMLEVFSYVNVKRLTPAPAVAFQALLTSIFIIVGNIKTLIEFASWFLWFFYGLAMVALLVLRKTQADKPRPYRVPTIVPCFVLLVAIFLSILPIVHDPSIKYLIAIGFIVMGMAVYTIFVYHNNSPTRLLNKITFLTQVLFESVPPSNRED
- the LOC121726095 gene encoding b(0,+)-type amino acid transporter 1-like isoform X2, with amino-acid sequence MVNFDLKLALKMKSRQMAETDNNLSNVEKSSNPRTSTCGSAIKLKRELGLFSAVNLILGVMIGSGIFVSPATALQYSGSVGLCLIVWTVSGVISLLGALSFAELGTVLGKSGAEYSYFKEAFGKTHKYWGPLPSFICAWIYVMILRPAEVAIIVMTFAEYAIQPFTTDIQQDYKNTAIKLASLAALFIMTYINITSVKLFVKVQNVFGVCKVFACLIVIGGGIYELAKGNTENLNKGFEGSTTSAGGIALALYSGLWAYDGWNSVTVVTEEIINPGINVPLSILIAVPMITGLYVFMNVAYMSVLSYAEMTSVPAVAVAFGTRVLGPASFLIPLGVAIATFGCAMSVQFGVTRVCYTAARGGHMLEVFSYVNVKRLTPAPAVAFQALLTSIFIIVGNIKTLIEFASWFLWFFYGLAMVALLVLRKTQADKPRPYRVPTIVPCFVLLVAIFLSILPIVHDPSIKYLIAIGFIVMGMAVYTIFVYHNNSPTRLLNKITFLTQVLFESVPPSNRED
- the LOC121726095 gene encoding b(0,+)-type amino acid transporter 1-like isoform X3; the encoded protein is MAETDNNLSNVEKSSNPRTSTCGSAIKLKRELGLFSAVNLILGVMIGSGIFVSPATALQYSGSVGLCLIVWTVSGVISLLGALSFAELGTVLGKSGAEYSYFKEAFGKTHKYWGPLPSFICAWIYVMILRPAEVAIIVMTFAEYAIQPFTTDIQQDYKNTAIKLASLAALFIMTYINITSVKLFVKVQNVFGVCKVFACLIVIGGGIYELAKGNTENLNKGFEGSTTSAGGIALALYSGLWAYDGWNSVTVVTEEIINPGINVPLSILIAVPMITGLYVFMNVAYMSVLSYAEMTSVPAVAVAFGTRVLGPASFLIPLGVAIATFGCAMSVQFGVTRVCYTAARGGHMLEVFSYVNVKRLTPAPAVAFQALLTSIFIIVGNIKTLIEFASWFLWFFYGLAMVALLVLRKTQADKPRPYRVPTIVPCFVLLVAIFLSILPIVHDPSIKYLIAIGFIVMGMAVYTIFVYHNNSPTRLLNKITFLTQVLFESVPPSNRED
- the LOC121726097 gene encoding uncharacterized protein LOC121726097, whose translation is MSDSLNAQTKANLSKNIQHLHEKCVDVFNIITNAPLDDGISPESIGEKALCYVEGLRTNIQNANTDVINDENLILNEFLAESKERQVQIKELTAFTRGAIFEIEYEIKRLKNITQISEEALSRPRVVQHEILSEHIHKARSTFQTLKSELLGVVQSIFPNDSEAILNIIRQLNQEKSNHESNGYIPITHESFWIFEFLQDMKIVSLNPYNNMEAKLAY